The DNA sequence GACGAACGCCGCCACGCCGACGATGATCATCGCCCACACCGGCCAGTGGGTGAGCATCGCGCCCACGCCGCTGTGCAACTGGCTGATCACCAGCTTGATCAGGCCTGCGACCAGTCCGAACAGGATGCCGGCAGAGGCACCCAGCAGCAGGCCGCGACGCTCGGGGGTCGCCACCTTGCCGAGCGATACGACCGTCACCGCGACGACGGCGACCGCAAGACCCACGAACCAGGCGGCGACGCTGTCTCGCGGCGGCTTCGGGGCGCTTGCGTGGGTGGTGGCGATGAACAGCGCCAGACCACCCCAGGTGATCGCCGACGAGACCAACACCTTGCGGGGCGGCAGCCGCCGGTCGAGGCCCGCCCGGATGAAGACGGCGAAGACAATCGAGCTCACGATGATGGGCTGTACCAAGCCCAGCGGGCCCAGCTTGAGAGCCAGCGCGTGCAGGCAGAAGGCGAGGAAGCTCATGGCGATCCCGACCAGCCAGCTGGGCCTGCGAACCAACGGCCCGAAGATCCGCAGCCCGGACCTGTCGTCTCCTGGAGTGCGGGCCGCGGCGCGGTGCTGCAGGGCGGTACTGCCGGCGAAAACCGCAGCCGAGGCCAGCGCGGCCAGTATGGCTGGGATCACCGTCGGCTGCCTTGTCGATGATGCCTATCCATGTTTCGCTCCCTGTCTCGACCCCTTGCGGCGCCGCCCAGCATCGGCGGCTCCGCCCCTCCACCTGAGGGAGCAGATCATCTGCCACCATACAAAGGGACCCGAACGTGCGGTTGCCACACCTCGGATCGTCAACGTGCCAGATCGTGAACGTGCCAGACCGTGAACCATGGGAGGCTCCATGTCGGACCCGCTCGATGCCCTGCTCGACTTCTCGCTGCGAGGAAAGGTGGCACTGATCACCGGCGGAGCTTCCGGGATCGGGCTGGCCATCTCCCAGGCCTTCGCCCGCAGGGGAGCAGTGATCGCCATCGTCGACCGAGCCGAGCCGGAGGCTCGGGAAAGGGCCGCCGCGCTGGGTGCGGACCACCGCGCCTTCCGCTGCGATGTGACGAGCCAGCCGGAGGTGACGGCGACGGTCGATCGAATCGTCGAGCAGCTCGGCCGGATCGACATCCTCGTCAACTGTGCCGGGCTGGCCCTGCTGGCGCCCGCCGAGGATTTGACGCTCCATGACTGGGACACCACGATCGCAGTGAACCTGACGGGCACGTTCCTGATGAGCCAGGCGGTGGGCAGGCAGATGCTCCGGCAGGGATCGGGCAAGATCCTCAACCTGGCATCCCAGGCCGCCCACGTCGCGCTGGACGATCACCTCGCCTACTGCGCCTCGAAGTTCGGGGTGCTCGGTCTGACGAAGGTGCTGGCCTCCGAGTGGGCGGGCCGCGGCATCCAGGTGAACTCGCTCTCACCCACCGTGGTGATGACCGACCTCGGCCGGAAGGCCTGGGAGGGGGAGAAGGGCGATGTGCTGAAGGACCGGATCCCCACCGGTCGCTTCGCCGAACCCGAAGAGATCGCGGCAGCCGCACTGTTCCTGGCCTCCGCTGCCGCCGACATGATCAACGGCGCCGACCTGCTCGTCGACGGCGGGTACACCATCCGATAAGACAGGAGGGCCACAATGAGTGAGCTTGAGATCAGCATCGTCGGCGTCGAGATGCCCGAGG is a window from the Microlunatus panaciterrae genome containing:
- a CDS encoding GolD/DthD family dehydrogenase produces the protein MSDPLDALLDFSLRGKVALITGGASGIGLAISQAFARRGAVIAIVDRAEPEARERAAALGADHRAFRCDVTSQPEVTATVDRIVEQLGRIDILVNCAGLALLAPAEDLTLHDWDTTIAVNLTGTFLMSQAVGRQMLRQGSGKILNLASQAAHVALDDHLAYCASKFGVLGLTKVLASEWAGRGIQVNSLSPTVVMTDLGRKAWEGEKGDVLKDRIPTGRFAEPEEIAAAALFLASAAADMINGADLLVDGGYTIR
- a CDS encoding DMT family transporter; this encodes MIPAILAALASAAVFAGSTALQHRAAARTPGDDRSGLRIFGPLVRRPSWLVGIAMSFLAFCLHALALKLGPLGLVQPIIVSSIVFAVFIRAGLDRRLPPRKVLVSSAITWGGLALFIATTHASAPKPPRDSVAAWFVGLAVAVVAVTVVSLGKVATPERRGLLLGASAGILFGLVAGLIKLVISQLHSGVGAMLTHWPVWAMIIVGVAAFVLNQQAYQATRLSVSMPVLNIFDVMVAIGFGVAVFGEQPFSSPVTLVAEVVGLVAMAVGVRQLAHHEESSKPQEKARTDAPGTAHV